In Terriglobus sp. TAA 43, a single window of DNA contains:
- a CDS encoding aldo/keto reductase, producing the protein MKTRTLGKNLKVSALGYGCMGLSFGLGPATDKAEALQILRTAYDSGVTFFDTAEAYGPFANEELVGEALQSVRDKVVIASKFGFKGGVSTAGTDSRPENIRAYVEAALKRLRTDRIDLLYQHRVDPNVPIEDVAGAVKELIATGKVLHFGMSEAGASTIRKAHAVQPVTALQSEYSLWWREPEKEIIPTLEELGIGFVPFSPLGKGFLTGAISQEQQFPDGDFRKIVPRFSEENRKANQKLVDTLGTLADEKGVTRAQIALAWLLAQKPWIVPIPGTTKVSRLQENLGAANVELSTADLSQIESALKDIDVQGDRYPASFQALVNR; encoded by the coding sequence ATGAAAACACGCACACTCGGAAAGAATCTGAAAGTCTCCGCGCTCGGCTATGGCTGCATGGGCCTCAGCTTTGGCCTGGGCCCGGCCACGGACAAGGCAGAAGCTCTCCAAATCCTGCGCACCGCCTATGACAGCGGCGTCACCTTCTTCGACACGGCCGAGGCATACGGCCCGTTCGCTAACGAAGAACTCGTAGGCGAAGCGCTGCAGTCCGTCCGCGACAAGGTCGTCATCGCCAGCAAGTTCGGCTTCAAAGGCGGCGTATCCACCGCTGGAACGGACAGCCGCCCGGAAAACATCCGCGCCTACGTTGAAGCAGCACTCAAGCGCCTTCGCACAGACCGCATCGACTTGCTCTACCAACATCGCGTCGACCCCAACGTGCCCATCGAAGACGTTGCAGGCGCAGTGAAAGAACTCATCGCCACCGGCAAAGTACTTCACTTCGGCATGTCTGAGGCAGGAGCATCGACCATCCGCAAGGCCCACGCAGTGCAGCCCGTAACCGCGCTGCAAAGCGAATACTCCCTGTGGTGGCGCGAGCCCGAAAAGGAAATCATTCCCACCCTCGAAGAACTCGGCATCGGCTTTGTGCCCTTCAGCCCGCTGGGCAAGGGCTTCCTCACCGGTGCCATCTCGCAGGAACAGCAGTTCCCTGACGGCGACTTCCGCAAGATCGTCCCACGCTTCAGCGAAGAAAACCGCAAGGCCAACCAGAAGTTGGTGGACACCCTCGGCACCCTCGCTGACGAGAAGGGCGTAACCCGCGCACAGATCGCGCTGGCATGGCTCCTCGCGCAGAAGCCATGGATCGTCCCCATCCCCGGCACCACGAAGGTTTCGCGCCTGCAGGAAAACCTTGGCGCGGCCAATGTGGAACTCAGCACAGCAGACCTCAGCCAGATCGAAAGCGCCCTCAAGGACATCGACGTCCAGGGCGATCGCTACCCGGCCAGCTTCCAGGCCCTGGTCAACCGCTAA
- a CDS encoding LysR family transcriptional regulator, with amino-acid sequence MRDELQALAAFAAVAEERSFTRAAARLRISQSALSHSVRGLEKRLGVQLLARTTRSVAPTAAGEAVLREVQPALERIARSLTEAQQQRDRPAGRLRLLVSRSAAQVVLMPKLKEFTEAYPDIALDITTSNDRAELVAGGYDAGIQIGEFIQRDMIAVRVSDDLRLAVVGSPSYFATHPKPRTPRDLKDHICLAFRFSTGIYRWEFEKGRRSITFLPEGPLVFDDSDLLMQCVERGAGISMAMETLARERLADGRLVEVMRDWCPVFPGYFLYYPSRHNQPAALTALIRTLRMPSQVSA; translated from the coding sequence ATGCGGGATGAACTTCAGGCCCTAGCGGCTTTTGCTGCTGTTGCGGAGGAACGAAGCTTTACGCGGGCGGCGGCGCGGCTGCGCATCTCGCAGTCGGCCTTGAGCCACAGTGTTCGTGGTCTGGAGAAGCGGCTGGGCGTGCAGTTGCTGGCGCGAACGACGCGGTCCGTCGCACCGACTGCTGCGGGTGAGGCAGTGTTGCGCGAAGTGCAGCCTGCGCTGGAACGCATTGCGCGTTCGCTGACGGAGGCGCAGCAGCAACGCGATCGACCTGCCGGACGGTTGCGGCTGTTGGTGTCACGCAGCGCGGCGCAGGTGGTACTGATGCCGAAGCTGAAGGAATTCACCGAGGCCTATCCGGACATTGCGCTGGACATCACCACATCCAACGACCGCGCCGAACTTGTGGCGGGCGGCTATGACGCGGGCATCCAGATTGGGGAGTTCATCCAGCGCGACATGATTGCGGTGCGTGTGAGCGACGATCTGCGACTGGCCGTGGTTGGGTCGCCCAGCTACTTTGCCACGCATCCCAAACCGCGTACGCCACGCGATCTGAAAGACCACATCTGCCTTGCGTTTCGGTTTAGTACCGGCATCTATCGATGGGAGTTTGAGAAGGGTCGTCGCTCGATTACTTTTCTGCCCGAGGGGCCGCTGGTTTTCGATGACAGCGATCTGTTGATGCAGTGCGTGGAGCGTGGGGCTGGCATCAGCATGGCGATGGAGACGCTTGCGCGCGAACGCCTTGCCGATGGGCGGTTGGTAGAAGTGATGCGCGACTGGTGCCCGGTGTTCCCGGGCTATTTCCTC
- a CDS encoding TonB-dependent receptor: protein MSQMTVPAIARAAVVLSVLGGASMAHAQLTTADVVGTVTDASGAALPNASVTLKSLATNQSRVATTDGSGNYIFTLLQPGHYSVTVTSNGFKSTTVADLGVEAGDRARSDVKLQLGNVNETVNVEAQTPLLQSENATVSSTVTAQSVQDLPLNGRNYVQLVQLVPGANEGPGNGLTSGGRPDDRRQTSSFSVNGQDDTLNNFIIDGFDNNERVIGTSGVRPNVEGIQEISVQTNSYAPEAGRTAGGVVNIVTRSGSNQFHGSAYEYFRNDIFDSRQVLQTTGSKPELRQNQFGGSIGGRIWRDRTFFFGDYEGFRQVVGVTYQNTVPTIDEYNNINSIAGGSPAALVAQGAGTQGYAINPIALNYLKLFPAPNRSGLTNNYVISPNKTQFSNVFDVRIDHRFNANNLFFGRYTYNHVDSFIPPGLGVVNGLEISGGRYNFSGPAKNGAQQFAFDYTHIFSQNLLVDLKAGFTRINNLSLPLNYGKNADTTVGFGSNMNFNQYSNVLTPIQFGPFNDIGDGAYVPLQDIDNTFQYSGTVSWTKGNHNMKIGAGLIRRQARNVQSAFPAGQYGFGLISDNVPGNQKKQQDNQLASSLVGAFSSASRNYNLVPPDYRSWEPSFFAQDSWKATPNLTVIYGVRYDVFTPFTEAHGRISNFDFDQAKTLNSTNVAQALKVPGQNGVSATAGIGTDYSNVAPRLGFSWSVTPNTVLRGGYGLSYFPGNYTSNADLKNAPFVSVYSPNCVSSVGYQIQASQGVAPTATNPDCATVPGAFPSFSQGLPLPVAQTINSPGLSFIAESTHFRSAMIQQFNLQVQQQFGANVFTIGYVGNIGQHLPQTINDINVPKPGNSVSGGASSARPLNAALPNLAGVGWMLSEGVSDYNSLQTSFQRRFVKGLSFDANYTWAKGLNDVTGFSQEGAQGAYNADPTNIRKIDYGIAENDIQNRFALSLNYQFWAGHQFGNALERVAFGGWQMNTISVWQTGKPFSILNNTSAGGYNNRATPINNGGTDRPNMVGDPHLGGQSLSHWFNTAAFAPQPLGTVGNVQRNSLFGPHFRHVDLSLFKDFAVTERAKVQFRAEAFNISNTPSWIISQGSGNVQLGNAAFGTVTAVDANYTPRLIQFALKLNF, encoded by the coding sequence ATGAGCCAGATGACGGTCCCCGCGATTGCGCGAGCGGCCGTCGTACTTTCTGTATTGGGAGGCGCCAGCATGGCGCACGCCCAATTGACCACAGCAGACGTCGTTGGAACGGTGACCGACGCGTCCGGTGCGGCGCTGCCGAACGCAAGCGTCACGCTGAAAAGCCTTGCCACGAATCAAAGCCGCGTGGCGACGACGGACGGCAGCGGCAACTACATCTTTACCCTGCTGCAGCCGGGACACTACAGCGTGACGGTGACCAGCAACGGATTCAAGTCGACCACGGTGGCCGACCTGGGAGTGGAAGCCGGTGACCGCGCACGCTCGGACGTGAAGCTGCAACTGGGCAATGTGAACGAAACCGTAAACGTGGAAGCGCAGACACCACTGCTGCAGAGCGAGAATGCCACAGTCAGTTCGACCGTGACCGCGCAGAGTGTGCAGGACCTGCCGCTGAATGGACGTAACTATGTGCAGCTTGTGCAACTGGTTCCCGGAGCGAACGAGGGTCCGGGCAACGGTCTGACAAGCGGTGGACGACCGGATGATCGTCGTCAGACGAGTTCGTTCAGCGTGAACGGGCAGGACGATACGCTGAACAACTTCATCATTGATGGCTTTGATAACAACGAGCGCGTGATTGGCACCAGCGGCGTTCGGCCGAACGTGGAAGGCATCCAGGAGATCAGCGTTCAGACGAACAGCTATGCACCGGAAGCCGGACGTACGGCTGGCGGCGTGGTGAATATTGTGACGAGGAGCGGATCGAACCAGTTCCACGGCAGCGCGTACGAATACTTCCGCAACGACATTTTCGATTCGCGGCAGGTGCTGCAGACAACGGGCAGCAAGCCGGAGCTGCGCCAGAACCAGTTTGGCGGATCGATTGGTGGACGCATCTGGCGCGACCGCACCTTCTTCTTTGGCGACTATGAAGGCTTCCGCCAGGTGGTTGGCGTGACCTATCAGAACACGGTGCCGACCATTGATGAGTACAACAACATCAACAGCATTGCTGGTGGCAGTCCAGCGGCGCTGGTGGCGCAGGGCGCTGGAACGCAGGGATACGCGATCAATCCGATTGCTCTGAATTACCTGAAGCTGTTCCCTGCACCGAACCGTTCGGGGCTAACCAATAACTACGTCATCAGCCCGAACAAGACGCAGTTCAGCAACGTGTTTGACGTTCGCATTGATCATCGTTTCAACGCGAACAACCTGTTCTTTGGCCGTTACACCTACAACCATGTGGATTCGTTTATTCCGCCGGGTTTGGGTGTGGTGAATGGATTGGAGATTTCCGGTGGCCGCTACAACTTTTCTGGCCCTGCGAAGAACGGCGCACAGCAGTTTGCGTTCGACTACACGCACATCTTCTCGCAGAACCTGCTGGTGGATCTGAAGGCTGGGTTCACGCGCATCAACAACCTGTCGCTGCCGCTGAACTATGGCAAGAACGCGGATACGACGGTGGGTTTTGGTTCGAACATGAACTTCAACCAGTACTCCAATGTGCTGACGCCGATTCAGTTCGGTCCGTTCAACGACATTGGCGATGGTGCGTACGTTCCGCTGCAGGACATTGACAACACGTTCCAGTACAGCGGCACGGTGAGCTGGACCAAGGGCAACCACAACATGAAGATCGGGGCTGGGCTGATCCGCAGGCAGGCACGCAATGTGCAGAGTGCTTTCCCTGCAGGCCAGTACGGCTTTGGATTGATCAGCGATAACGTACCGGGTAACCAGAAGAAGCAGCAGGACAACCAGCTTGCCAGTTCGCTGGTGGGTGCGTTCTCGTCTGCGAGCCGCAACTATAACCTGGTGCCGCCCGACTACCGTTCGTGGGAGCCGAGCTTCTTCGCGCAGGATAGCTGGAAGGCGACGCCAAACCTGACCGTGATCTACGGCGTTCGGTATGACGTGTTCACGCCGTTCACGGAAGCGCATGGCCGCATTTCCAACTTCGACTTCGACCAGGCGAAGACGTTGAACAGCACGAACGTTGCGCAGGCGTTGAAGGTGCCGGGGCAGAACGGTGTGAGCGCTACGGCAGGCATTGGAACCGACTACAGCAATGTGGCTCCGCGGTTGGGCTTCTCGTGGTCGGTGACGCCGAACACAGTACTGCGTGGCGGCTATGGCCTGAGCTATTTCCCCGGCAACTACACATCGAACGCCGACCTGAAGAATGCGCCGTTTGTATCGGTGTATTCGCCGAACTGCGTATCGTCTGTGGGCTACCAGATTCAGGCTTCGCAGGGCGTTGCTCCCACGGCAACGAATCCGGACTGCGCTACGGTTCCGGGTGCGTTCCCCAGCTTCAGCCAGGGCCTGCCGCTGCCGGTGGCGCAGACGATCAACTCGCCAGGACTTAGCTTTATTGCTGAATCGACGCATTTCCGTTCCGCGATGATTCAGCAATTCAACCTGCAGGTGCAGCAGCAGTTTGGCGCTAACGTGTTCACGATTGGTTATGTGGGCAACATTGGCCAGCACCTGCCGCAGACCATCAACGACATTAACGTGCCCAAGCCCGGCAACAGCGTGAGCGGTGGCGCTTCGAGCGCGCGTCCGTTGAACGCTGCACTGCCGAACCTGGCGGGTGTGGGATGGATGCTGAGCGAAGGCGTGTCGGACTACAACTCGCTGCAGACGAGCTTCCAGAGGCGGTTTGTGAAGGGGCTGTCGTTCGATGCGAACTACACCTGGGCGAAGGGCCTGAACGACGTGACCGGCTTCAGCCAGGAGGGCGCACAGGGCGCTTACAACGCCGATCCCACGAACATTCGGAAGATCGACTATGGCATTGCGGAAAACGATATTCAGAACCGTTTTGCGCTGTCGTTGAACTACCAGTTCTGGGCCGGACATCAGTTCGGCAATGCACTGGAACGCGTCGCCTTCGGTGGATGGCAGATGAACACGATCAGCGTATGGCAGACGGGCAAACCGTTCTCCATCCTGAACAACACATCCGCAGGCGGCTATAACAATCGCGCGACACCGATCAACAACGGCGGCACCGATCGTCCGAACATGGTTGGCGATCCGCACCTGGGTGGGCAGAGCCTTTCGCACTGGTTCAACACGGCGGCGTTTGCACCGCAGCCGCTGGGAACTGTGGGTAACGTACAGCGCAATTCGCTGTTTGGACCCCACTTCCGCCATGTGGATCTGTCACTGTTCAAGGACTTCGCTGTGACGGAGCGGGCCAAGGTGCAGTTCCGCGCCGAGGCATTCAACATCTCGAATACACCAAGCTGGATCATCAGCCAGGGCAGCGGCAATGTGCAGCTTGGGAATGCAGCTTTCGGCACAGTAACGGCAGTGGACGCCAATTACACGCCACGGCTGATTCAATTTGCGCTGAAGCTGAACTTTTAA
- a CDS encoding carboxypeptidase-like regulatory domain-containing protein, which produces MCSERIRAQITRNPLRSVSGSVSDGGKEPLRGAVVQIEAEDTLVIQSYVTDERGTYHFRNLRPDADYRIWATFRGQRSKTQEMSKFDRKPDREISLSIELGKD; this is translated from the coding sequence GTGTGTTCTGAAAGAATCCGGGCGCAGATCACGCGCAATCCTCTGCGCAGCGTAAGCGGCTCTGTCAGCGATGGTGGAAAAGAGCCTCTTCGCGGAGCAGTAGTGCAGATTGAAGCGGAAGACACCCTCGTCATCCAGAGTTACGTCACAGACGAACGCGGAACGTATCACTTCCGCAACCTCCGTCCCGACGCGGACTACCGTATCTGGGCCACCTTCCGTGGCCAGCGCTCCAAAACGCAGGAGATGAGTAAATTCGACCGCAAGCCGGATCGCGAAATCTCACTCTCCATCGAGCTGGGCAAGGACTAA
- the bamA gene encoding outer membrane protein assembly factor BamA has protein sequence MGSEGVVIKTVEQGVTSVPEHQPRQERFSSLHRLIGVSRAIGSRGTTGLAAAAVLLCGTATAGIAQAQVAPVPAASAGTGEVLCAPQVIGNRRYPKESIIARLFSRQGSQYDPATVERDFNSLWNSGFFESVQIEKAEGNGCTQLIVYVREKPTIGEINYKGLNAVTVSDVLERDKKAKVGVSVESQYDPTKIKRKEVILKQLLAEHGHQFATVRTEVKTIPPARVAVTFIVKEGPTVKVGKIGFKGNERINSRTLRAAMKNSKPIGIPHSIILEDLFARTFDATKLDEDVERVRMVYRERGYFKVQPGEPLTKVRDSGGFNIFTMHPTHGKRIDIEVPLEEGSRYKLEAIKFTGYDKTVVNTNALRAQFAEKDGEYFNATLFGKGLENLRKAYGSLGFINMAAVPTPTFDEQKKTITLTIDIDAGKRFYVSRIEFSGNTITRDRVIRRELMLEEGQQYNNQAWENSILRLNQLNYFEALKADQDSETRTNNDEGTVDLLLKLKEKGKNSIGLNGGLSGLSGSFIGLNYETNNFLGLGETLSVVANIGDLSRNLTFGFTEPYLRNKPISVGFQVFAQKYDYNPAKSYAAAGASQNLSNAQQSLLTNYNQSSTGLNLSASTPLRHVFKHAVGITRVGISYALSRSNITTFNENTRNVFETLNYRSGLQTSNALGGIISSIITPSFTYSSVDRAAGPHSGRDFNLAIQVAGAGGNVKYFSPVASFRQFYPMKGLRINREGHNVLGMRAQLAHVEGFGGQVAPPFNRVYGGGESDIRGFDIRSATPYVFIPTRVQFNLTNPDGSTVPRDPSNNTLGNAQIPLPIYRLVTVGGDTSFTGNLEYRIPIVSQVTFAFFTDFNLTFNAVSSQLQQSVLGAASLSSPLYGCSNFVNGACTGGKQLSFPTRLQTAPGTNFVPRMSNGVEFQVVLPIVNAPFRLFYAYNPLRLYETLPQKLATDAATFQSFFPNTAAGRYTYAQALQFYGADYILREPRKTLRLSVSTTF, from the coding sequence ATGGGCAGTGAGGGTGTTGTTATCAAAACCGTAGAACAGGGCGTGACAAGCGTCCCAGAGCATCAGCCAAGACAAGAGCGGTTCTCCTCACTTCATCGTTTGATCGGAGTTAGTCGCGCCATCGGCAGCCGCGGAACCACTGGGCTGGCAGCCGCCGCAGTATTGCTTTGCGGTACCGCGACGGCAGGAATCGCCCAGGCGCAGGTAGCGCCCGTTCCTGCCGCATCTGCAGGCACAGGAGAAGTTCTGTGCGCACCGCAGGTGATCGGCAACCGGCGCTATCCGAAGGAATCCATCATTGCGCGTCTGTTCTCGCGCCAGGGTTCGCAGTATGACCCAGCGACCGTGGAGCGCGATTTCAATTCGCTGTGGAACTCCGGCTTCTTTGAGTCGGTGCAGATCGAGAAGGCCGAAGGCAATGGCTGCACCCAGCTGATTGTCTATGTGCGCGAAAAGCCCACCATTGGCGAAATCAATTACAAGGGCCTGAACGCGGTCACCGTCTCAGACGTGCTGGAACGCGACAAGAAGGCCAAGGTCGGCGTCTCAGTCGAGAGCCAGTACGACCCCACCAAGATCAAGCGCAAGGAAGTGATCCTAAAGCAGCTTCTGGCCGAGCACGGCCACCAGTTTGCTACCGTGCGCACCGAAGTCAAGACGATTCCGCCGGCACGTGTTGCGGTCACCTTCATTGTGAAGGAAGGTCCCACCGTAAAGGTTGGCAAGATTGGCTTCAAGGGCAACGAGCGCATCAACAGCCGCACACTGCGCGCTGCGATGAAGAACTCAAAGCCGATCGGTATTCCGCACTCCATCATTCTGGAAGACCTGTTCGCGCGTACGTTTGACGCGACCAAGCTGGATGAGGACGTGGAACGCGTCCGCATGGTTTACCGTGAGCGCGGCTACTTCAAGGTGCAACCGGGTGAACCGCTGACCAAGGTTCGCGATAGCGGTGGGTTCAACATCTTTACGATGCACCCGACCCACGGCAAGCGCATTGACATTGAAGTTCCGTTGGAAGAAGGCTCGCGCTACAAGCTGGAAGCCATCAAGTTCACCGGCTACGACAAGACCGTTGTGAACACCAATGCTCTGCGTGCACAGTTTGCAGAGAAGGATGGCGAGTACTTCAATGCCACGCTGTTCGGCAAGGGTCTGGAGAATCTGCGTAAGGCGTATGGCTCGCTCGGCTTCATCAACATGGCCGCCGTTCCCACGCCAACCTTTGATGAGCAGAAGAAGACCATCACGCTGACCATCGACATTGATGCCGGTAAGCGCTTCTATGTATCGCGCATTGAGTTCAGTGGCAACACTATTACGCGTGACCGCGTGATCCGCCGCGAACTGATGCTGGAAGAGGGTCAGCAGTACAACAATCAAGCATGGGAAAACTCCATCCTGCGTTTGAACCAGCTGAACTACTTCGAAGCACTGAAGGCCGACCAGGACAGCGAAACCCGTACCAATAACGATGAAGGCACCGTTGACCTGCTGCTGAAGCTGAAGGAAAAGGGTAAGAACTCCATCGGTCTGAACGGCGGTCTGTCGGGCCTGAGCGGTTCGTTCATCGGTTTGAACTACGAAACGAACAACTTCCTTGGTCTGGGTGAAACACTCTCGGTCGTAGCGAACATCGGCGATCTGTCGCGCAACCTGACCTTCGGCTTTACGGAGCCTTACCTGCGTAATAAGCCGATCTCGGTTGGCTTCCAGGTCTTCGCGCAGAAGTATGACTACAACCCGGCGAAGAGCTATGCCGCGGCAGGTGCGAGCCAGAACCTGAGCAACGCGCAGCAGTCGCTGCTGACGAACTACAACCAGTCGAGCACTGGTCTGAATCTGTCGGCATCTACACCGCTTCGCCATGTGTTCAAGCATGCGGTTGGCATCACGCGCGTGGGTATTTCGTACGCGCTGTCGCGCTCGAACATCACGACCTTCAACGAGAACACCCGCAACGTGTTTGAGACGCTGAACTACCGTAGCGGTCTGCAGACGTCGAATGCGCTGGGCGGCATCATCTCGTCGATCATTACGCCTTCGTTCACCTATTCGTCGGTGGATCGTGCGGCGGGCCCGCACTCCGGACGCGACTTCAACCTGGCGATCCAGGTGGCAGGCGCGGGCGGCAATGTGAAGTACTTCTCGCCCGTGGCGTCGTTCCGCCAGTTCTACCCGATGAAGGGTCTGCGGATTAACCGCGAAGGCCACAACGTGCTGGGTATGCGTGCACAGTTGGCGCACGTGGAAGGCTTTGGCGGACAGGTGGCTCCTCCGTTCAACCGTGTGTACGGTGGCGGCGAAAGCGATATCCGCGGCTTCGATATCCGTTCGGCAACACCGTATGTGTTCATCCCGACGCGCGTACAGTTCAACCTGACGAACCCTGATGGTTCGACGGTTCCACGTGATCCTTCGAACAACACGCTGGGCAATGCGCAGATTCCGTTGCCGATCTACCGCCTGGTGACGGTGGGTGGCGATACGTCGTTCACGGGCAACCTGGAATATCGTATTCCGATCGTTTCGCAGGTCACGTTCGCGTTCTTCACGGACTTCAACCTGACGTTCAACGCGGTTTCAAGCCAGTTGCAGCAGAGTGTTCTGGGTGCGGCTTCGCTGTCGAGCCCGCTGTATGGCTGCAGCAACTTCGTCAACGGTGCGTGCACCGGCGGCAAGCAGCTGAGCTTCCCGACACGCCTGCAGACCGCACCGGGAACGAACTTTGTGCCGCGTATGTCGAACGGTGTGGAGTTCCAGGTGGTGCTGCCGATCGTGAATGCGCCGTTCCGCCTGTTCTACGCGTACAACCCGCTGCGCCTGTACGAGACGCTGCCGCAGAAGCTGGCTACGGATGCAGCCACCTTCCAGAGCTTCTTCCCGAACACAGCAGCCGGTCGCTACACCTATGCGCAGGCACTGCAGTTCTACGGTGCGGATTACATCCTGCGCGAACCGCGTAAGACACTCCGTCTGAGCGTCAGCACAACGTTCTAA
- a CDS encoding carboxylesterase/lipase family protein: MLLKRVWVACAAVLFPCTLLLAQTAPVVKTTQGDATGKWFRNGLQKAFLGLPYAAPPVGDLRWKAPQPPARWSGMRDATKFGARCEQWHVWDDYIFQDAGPSEDCLFLNVYTPAKAKATSKLPVMVWIHGGGFIAGAGSEPRYSDSPLVDRGVVLVTLNYRLGVFGFLATNDLAKENGGHAGNYGLMDVVAALQWVKANIAAFGGDAGNVTIFGESAGSFAVSALTVAPSAHGLFQKFIGESGALFNGAIPMGTMDQRGKRDQVWADSTGAKSLAELRAMPADKVLDSVKNSRGAGFSPVQDGVFLPESLADAYAAGRQVHVPAIIGWNHDERTGTLSKDMTAAKWKAYAAEHYGARPDEFLKAFPGDTDEQAIRSADDLTTAQFIALAPWKWAEADVATGKVPVYRYRFDQPSPAERLHPLPRAFHSAELEYVFGTQDVRQGATWKPEARRLSMQMMDYWTNFAKTGDPNGKGLPKWPRYDQDKAVIHLDSTITAGPDSTRAEFEFLTSAEAKH; the protein is encoded by the coding sequence ATGTTGCTGAAGCGTGTGTGGGTGGCTTGTGCTGCCGTGTTATTTCCTTGCACCTTGCTGCTGGCGCAGACCGCGCCGGTCGTGAAGACGACGCAGGGAGATGCGACGGGTAAGTGGTTTCGCAACGGTTTGCAGAAAGCCTTCCTAGGACTTCCGTATGCCGCGCCTCCCGTGGGTGACCTGCGCTGGAAGGCGCCGCAACCGCCAGCGCGCTGGAGTGGGATGCGTGACGCGACGAAGTTTGGTGCGCGTTGCGAGCAGTGGCATGTGTGGGACGACTACATCTTTCAGGATGCTGGGCCTTCGGAAGATTGCCTGTTCCTGAATGTCTACACGCCTGCGAAAGCGAAGGCGACCAGCAAGCTGCCAGTAATGGTGTGGATCCACGGCGGAGGATTTATTGCTGGTGCGGGATCCGAGCCTCGTTACTCTGATTCGCCGCTGGTGGATCGTGGTGTGGTGCTGGTGACCCTGAACTATCGGTTGGGTGTGTTTGGATTTCTTGCGACGAATGACTTGGCCAAAGAGAACGGTGGTCATGCGGGCAACTATGGCTTGATGGACGTTGTGGCTGCGCTGCAGTGGGTGAAGGCGAACATTGCCGCATTTGGCGGCGATGCCGGGAACGTGACGATCTTTGGAGAGAGTGCCGGGTCATTTGCCGTGAGTGCGCTGACGGTTGCGCCCAGTGCGCATGGGCTGTTCCAGAAATTCATTGGTGAGAGTGGCGCGCTGTTTAACGGCGCTATTCCCATGGGCACGATGGATCAACGCGGCAAGCGTGACCAGGTGTGGGCGGACTCGACAGGCGCGAAGAGCCTCGCGGAGCTGCGTGCCATGCCTGCAGACAAGGTTCTGGACTCAGTCAAAAATAGTCGAGGTGCTGGCTTTTCTCCGGTGCAGGATGGGGTGTTTCTTCCGGAGTCGTTGGCGGACGCTTATGCTGCTGGGCGTCAGGTGCATGTGCCTGCCATCATTGGCTGGAATCATGATGAACGCACCGGAACGCTGAGCAAAGATATGACTGCGGCTAAGTGGAAGGCCTATGCCGCTGAACATTACGGCGCGCGTCCGGATGAATTTTTGAAAGCCTTTCCTGGCGATACGGATGAGCAGGCGATTCGCTCTGCGGATGATCTGACGACCGCGCAGTTCATTGCTCTGGCTCCGTGGAAGTGGGCAGAGGCGGATGTGGCAACTGGCAAGGTGCCCGTCTATCGTTATCGCTTTGATCAGCCGTCTCCGGCGGAACGGCTTCATCCGTTACCCAGGGCGTTCCATTCTGCAGAGCTGGAATACGTCTTTGGCACGCAGGATGTGCGGCAGGGTGCAACGTGGAAGCCTGAGGCGCGCAGGCTGAGCATGCAGATGATGGATTACTGGACGAACTTTGCGAAGACTGGCGATCCGAACGGGAAGGGTCTGCCGAAGTGGCCTCGTTATGACCAGGACAAGGCAGTGATTCATCTGGACAGCACGATTACTGCTGGTCCGGATAGTACTCGCGCGGAGTTTGAGTTTTTGACGAGCGCTGAGGCGAAGCACTAG